The following proteins come from a genomic window of Lolium rigidum isolate FL_2022 chromosome 5, APGP_CSIRO_Lrig_0.1, whole genome shotgun sequence:
- the LOC124657235 gene encoding uncharacterized protein LOC124657235 — MGSCVSRSPASAPSAGSSVRRVPTVKVVDMDGSMAQYAAPITAREALGDDERRRGAPVFLCSSDELRLDAPPRALADEEALQPGWLYLVLPMSMLRLALTGNDMAALAVRASSALAVVSGAASPPRSKSMAGTKVKQRKTARVAPVVASDEHAELADGEWSQHAYGKHGAARKTVRGGGDETAGKRRKRAGYRSSGARHRHGAADVPRLSAILEDDDF; from the coding sequence ATGGGTTCGTGCGTCTCGCGCTCGCCGGCGTCGGCGCCGTCCGCAGGATCATCAGTGCGGAGAGTGCCCACCGTGAAGGTTGTGGACATGGACGGCTCCATGGCGCAGTACGCGGCGCCCATCACGGCGCGGGAGGCCCTGGGCGACGACGAGCGCCGCCGTGGCGCGCCGGTCTTCCTATGcagctccgacgagctccgccTCGACGCGCCCCCGCGCGCGCTAGCGGACGAGGAGGCGCTGCAGCCTGGGTGGCTCTACCTCGTGCTCCCCATGTCCATGCTTCGCCTCGCGCTCACCGGGAACGACATGGCCGCCCTCGCCGTCAGGGCCAGCTCCGCGCTCGCCGTCGTCAGCGGTGCCGCGTCCCCTCCGAGGAGCAAGAGCATGGCTGGCACCAAGGTCAAGCAACGGAAAACGGCTCGAGTGGCACCCGTCGTCGCCTCCGACGAGCACGCCGAACTAGCAGATGGTGAATGGAGCCAGCACGCCTATGGCAAACATGGAGCCGCGCGCAAGacggtgcgcggcggcggcgatgagacggcagggaaaaggaggaagagagCGGGTTACAGAAGTAGCGGCGCTCGTCATCGTCATGGTGCGGCAGACGTGCCGAGGTTAAGTGCCATTCTAGAAGATGACGACTTTTGA